A genomic stretch from Candidatus Dadabacteria bacterium includes:
- a CDS encoding ABC transporter permease, producing the protein MSRFVSEVFNSFLNFVLGVGEVCFFFWNSIVATVTPPYDYGLLMAQIYDIGYRSISIVVVSAMAIGMVMVVQLAWGFAWFGAKGLVGPVVTLSFVRELGPIITSLLVGGRVGSGITAEISSMKVTEQIDAIKTLGADPIRKLVSPRLMACIISFPLLAVISNLAGIGGAMIISQMELNVKPTLFIESIRGWVSLEDLMTGISKTLFFGIIVAITGCYVGMKAEGGTRGVGNATTKTVVISLFLIILFDFILSKIFVIAFYDF; encoded by the coding sequence ATGAGCAGGTTTGTATCCGAGGTTTTCAACAGTTTCCTTAACTTTGTTCTCGGTGTTGGAGAGGTCTGTTTTTTCTTCTGGAATTCAATCGTAGCTACTGTTACTCCCCCATATGATTACGGTCTTCTGATGGCCCAGATATACGATATAGGTTATCGCTCCATCTCAATAGTAGTGGTTTCCGCCATGGCGATCGGAATGGTGATGGTGGTGCAGCTGGCGTGGGGATTCGCGTGGTTCGGGGCGAAGGGGCTTGTAGGTCCCGTGGTTACTCTCTCGTTCGTGAGGGAACTCGGTCCCATAATAACCTCTCTTCTTGTGGGCGGCAGGGTTGGTTCCGGTATCACGGCCGAGATAAGCTCGATGAAGGTAACGGAGCAGATAGACGCCATAAAGACCCTTGGAGCCGATCCGATCAGAAAACTTGTCTCTCCGAGGCTTATGGCATGCATAATATCTTTTCCACTACTTGCGGTAATATCTAACCTCGCGGGCATAGGAGGGGCGATGATCATCTCTCAGATGGAACTTAACGTGAAACCCACTCTTTTCATCGAAAGCATAAGAGGCTGGGTTTCTCTTGAAGACCTGATGACCGGTATTTCCAAGACTCTGTTTTTCGGAATCATAGTGGCGATCACGGGCTGCTATGTGGGAATGAAGGCTGAGGGGGGAACACGCGGGGTCGGAAACGCCACCACTAAAACTGTTGTGATCTCGCTTTTCCTGATAATACTTTTCGACTTCATTCTCTCGAAAATATTCGTCATTGCTTTTTATGACTTCTAA
- the grxC gene encoding glutaredoxin 3, with protein MSSVTIYTSFYCTYCRRAKRLLDKKQVDYEEIRLDEDIEKRKELVESLNWRTVPMIFVNEQFIGGYDDLAALERSGELDRMLAS; from the coding sequence TTGAGTTCCGTAACGATCTACACAAGTTTTTATTGCACTTACTGCAGAAGGGCAAAAAGGCTCCTTGACAAAAAACAAGTGGACTACGAAGAGATAAGGCTTGATGAAGACATAGAAAAAAGAAAGGAGCTCGTTGAGAGCCTTAACTGGAGAACCGTACCCATGATCTTCGTAAATGAGCAGTTCATAGGCGGTTACGACGACCTTGCGGCCCTTGAGCGTTCAGGGGAACTTGACCGTATGCTTGCTTCCTAA
- a CDS encoding TonB-dependent receptor, which translates to MERIIVTGTKTWIAAELLGSSVTVIDREEIERSGEKDIAAILSRVPGFNVVSSGGRGGFTSIFARGGQSDYNLVMINGVQINQAGGGFDISSLTTENVERIEIIKGAHSSLYGSDAASSVINIITKRGSGKMKKASSVALGFRAEDAMIFEHSSSISGSFEKLGYFISHQRIIDEGILEINNDYKNNNFTANLSLEANDDLNLSFFSIYRDSKFEFPTGGAGDRFDAFADPDQGTKEKSLVTGSDIIFSPTEWWENSFKLGYARLDRENYDGPQPLELDSPFPSETLDKRISLEYGSSFFVDFDQASSIISTGFEYEKESFKTDSLNESRKNYAFYAQNNFALLKRFFVTTGVRYDDNDSFGSEWSPSVFTRWKIRESGTEIRGGISRGIKEANFYENFSAAFGTIPNPDLKPEETLTAEIGLRQPLLDNAVELDLSFFQNKFKNIIAYSFTPFENGTNYENISRAKSEGVEAAIRFYPSNSLTLSAAYTYLKADVTDDGGLGSPSFSEGESLIRVPDHSFSFNAGYSKNAFDLSLSGNYIGSRDDVNWSEFPSTRVTNDSFFIVDAAASYEISVKRFVDKIRLFSRINNLFNENYENVFGFSSPGFSMISGVSAVR; encoded by the coding sequence ATGGAAAGAATTATTGTGACGGGTACAAAAACTTGGATTGCCGCCGAGCTTCTCGGTTCTTCCGTTACCGTTATAGACAGAGAGGAGATTGAAAGAAGCGGGGAAAAGGACATCGCGGCCATACTTTCGAGAGTCCCTGGGTTCAACGTAGTCAGTTCGGGGGGCCGGGGAGGATTTACTTCCATTTTCGCAAGGGGCGGGCAGTCGGATTACAACCTCGTCATGATCAACGGCGTCCAGATAAACCAAGCCGGCGGTGGATTTGACATCTCCTCTCTTACCACTGAGAACGTAGAGAGAATAGAGATAATAAAAGGCGCGCACTCGTCTCTTTACGGTTCTGACGCGGCGTCTTCCGTTATAAACATAATAACGAAGCGCGGGAGCGGAAAAATGAAAAAAGCAAGCTCCGTGGCCTTGGGATTCCGCGCCGAAGACGCAATGATCTTTGAGCATTCCTCAAGCATCTCGGGCAGTTTCGAGAAGCTGGGCTATTTCATTTCTCACCAGAGAATCATCGATGAGGGAATCCTAGAGATAAACAACGATTACAAAAATAACAACTTCACGGCGAATCTGAGTTTGGAAGCGAACGACGATTTAAATCTCTCATTTTTCTCCATATACAGAGATTCGAAGTTTGAATTCCCGACCGGAGGCGCGGGAGACAGGTTTGACGCGTTCGCTGATCCGGACCAAGGAACTAAGGAAAAATCGCTCGTCACGGGTTCTGACATCATTTTTTCCCCGACCGAATGGTGGGAGAACTCATTTAAGCTCGGCTACGCGAGACTTGATCGGGAAAACTATGACGGGCCCCAGCCCCTTGAATTAGATTCACCCTTCCCTTCGGAGACTCTCGACAAAAGGATATCGCTTGAGTACGGGTCAAGTTTTTTTGTCGACTTCGATCAGGCTTCGAGCATAATCTCGACGGGTTTTGAATACGAGAAAGAAAGTTTCAAGACGGACTCACTGAATGAATCAAGAAAAAACTACGCCTTCTATGCTCAGAACAACTTCGCGCTGCTGAAGAGATTCTTCGTAACAACCGGCGTAAGATATGACGACAACGATTCATTCGGGAGCGAGTGGAGTCCGAGTGTCTTCACTAGGTGGAAAATCAGGGAATCCGGAACCGAGATAAGAGGAGGAATCAGCAGAGGAATCAAGGAAGCCAATTTTTATGAAAACTTCAGTGCGGCTTTCGGAACAATACCCAACCCGGACCTAAAGCCCGAAGAAACACTGACAGCAGAAATAGGCCTCAGGCAGCCGTTGCTTGATAACGCGGTCGAACTTGACTTGAGCTTTTTCCAAAACAAATTCAAAAACATTATCGCTTACAGCTTCACCCCGTTTGAGAATGGAACCAACTACGAAAACATAAGCCGCGCAAAATCAGAGGGAGTCGAAGCCGCAATACGTTTCTACCCTAGCAACAGCTTGACTCTAAGCGCAGCCTACACATACCTTAAAGCCGACGTAACCGATGACGGCGGCCTCGGGTCCCCGTCCTTCTCCGAAGGAGAAAGTCTCATACGGGTCCCCGATCATTCGTTTTCTTTTAACGCAGGATACTCAAAAAATGCCTTTGATCTCAGCCTTTCGGGAAACTATATCGGCAGCAGGGATGATGTGAACTGGAGCGAGTTTCCAAGCACCAGAGTCACAAACGATTCTTTTTTCATCGTTGACGCTGCGGCTTCCTACGAAATCAGCGTGAAAAGATTTGTTGATAAAATCAGGTTGTTTTCAAGAATCAATAACTTGTTCAACGAAAATTATGAAAATGTTTTCGGTTTTTCATCCCCGGGGTTCAGTATGATTTCCGGAGTTTCAGCAGTCCGGTAA